CGCGGCCCGGAACTGCGAGACGAGCGTCGTCGGCGCGGGCCCGCCCGTCGGGGCGTCCTCCGGGACCGCATCGGTCTCGCCGCCGCCGTCGTCGCGGATGCTCGCCGGATCGGGGAGGAATCGCCACGCGACGGCGGCGCCCGCGAGCGAGATCGCGGCGGCGGCGAAGCTCGGCATCGAGAACCGCGTCACGGGCACGAACCCGGGGAGGACGCCGCGCGCGAGCTCGAGGACGGCCGGGCTGGCGAGGACGCCGCCGAGCGCGGGCCCGACGATGAACCCGACGCTGAACGCCGCGCCGAGGACGCCGAGCGCGCCCGCGCGGTCCGCCGGGGGCGTGATGTCGGCGACGTACGCCTGCGCCGTCGCGATGTTCCCGCCCGCGGCGCCGGCCCCGATCCGTGCGACGAACACGAGCCAGAGCGCACCGGCGACGCCGAACACCGTCCACGCGACCGCGCCACCGAGCAACGAGACGACGATGACGGGCCGTCGACCGTACCGGTCACTGATCCGGCCGAGGAAGGGCGCGCTCGCGAACTGCGCGAGCGAGTACGACGCCGCCAGCAGCCCGATGAAGACGTCGTTCGCGACGAACGACCGCACGTAGAACGGCAGGATGGGGATGACGATCCCGAACCCCAGGAGGTCGAGCACGACGACGAACACGATCACCGCGAACGCGCGTCGCCGACGCTTCGGGACGTCGGCGAACCGGGCGCTCGCGGCCGCCGCTGGCGCGGACATACTCCAAGCCGTCGGGGAGCGAGCCCATAACGGCTTGGTCGAACGCGGCGGTCTCAGCCAGTTGCGAGACCGCGACCGAGGCGGTCTCGGTGGCGGTCGTCGTGGACCATTTGACGGCCCGGCGTCAGGTCGTGGGGTCGACGTCCATCACGTCGAGGTCGGCGTCGTCGGGGACGAGCGAGTCGTCGATCGCTTCGAGTTCGTCGACGGCAGCCGTCACGTGAAAGAAGTCCGGCCTCTCGAACGCGTCGTCCGTCGACCACGCGTACCGAACGGTCCGGTCGGGGTCGACCAC
The Halorubellus sp. JP-L1 DNA segment above includes these coding regions:
- a CDS encoding MFS transporter; translation: MSAPAAAASARFADVPKRRRRAFAVIVFVVVLDLLGFGIVIPILPFYVRSFVANDVFIGLLAASYSLAQFASAPFLGRISDRYGRRPVIVVSLLGGAVAWTVFGVAGALWLVFVARIGAGAAGGNIATAQAYVADITPPADRAGALGVLGAAFSVGFIVGPALGGVLASPAVLELARGVLPGFVPVTRFSMPSFAAAAISLAGAAVAWRFLPDPASIRDDGGGETDAVPEDAPTGGPAPTTLVSQFRAALADDRLRGLVVAFFLVNVAFSGVTVAFIPWLADVFGFVEPQAAAFLTYIGVLGVVVQGGLVPRVSRRIGDGRMAVVGLGVLAVGAAVLPFTPDIGGFAALAVGGLAPGVVALVLLLPLVPLGNGLLSAALGALVSRSASATEQGSAFGVTQGAGSLGRTVGPPVMAGLYEFGARWSPFVAGAILLVPALVVVARRERRERATAG